The following coding sequences are from one Capsicum annuum cultivar UCD-10X-F1 chromosome 3, UCD10Xv1.1, whole genome shotgun sequence window:
- the LOC107865334 gene encoding uncharacterized protein LOC107865334: MIAQEFQFYSNKIAVSVVDNVLLVHQVDAKVVIIYDIFADSQGPVSAPLPLLVRGFPRSNAAASQLMGQNVEGLEGKDSNHGEIVIYGDEWVFLVPDLICDIANGVLWKIHLDLEAISSSSSEVQAILEFLQRRKLEANKAKLLFLAMTQTIILERRPVPMVARAIDVLVNCFSLSLKTEKHQAGSKVERSSTTSGSSVMVLLANPSVK; encoded by the exons ATGATCGCGCAAGAATTTCAAT TTTATTCCAACAAGATAGCTGTCAGTGTAGTCGACAATGTACTGCTTGTTCACCAAGTGGATGCGAAGGTGGttattatatatgatatatttgcAGATTCTCAAGGGCCTGTATCTGCTCCACTTCCATTATTAGTTAGAGGTTTTCCTAGATCAAATGCTGCAGCTTCTCAATTGATGGGACAAAATGTTGAAGGGCTGGAGGGAAAGGACTCAAATCATGGTGAAATAGTCATATATGGAGATGAGTGGGTCTTCCTTGTTCCAGACCTTATATGTGATATTGCCAATGGAGTTTTGTGGAAGATCCATTTAGATCTGGAG GCCATTTCTTCTAGCAGCTCAGAAGTGCAAGCAATCCTCGAATTTTTGCAGAGGAGGAAATTAGAAGCAAACAAG GCTAAACTGTTGTTTTTGGCAATGACTCAGACGATTATTCTCGAACGACGACCTGTGCCCATGGTCGCAAGGGCCATAGATGTCTTAGTCAACTGTTTCTCTCTTTCATTAAAAACCGAAAAGCATCAAGCAGGATCAAAAGTGGAGAGAAGTTCAACAACCAGTGGTTCTAGTGTGATGGTGCTATTGGCAAATCCATCAGTCAAGTAG